One genomic window of Roseateles sp. DAIF2 includes the following:
- a CDS encoding serine protease — MRRALILGGLGGLAGWRLAGAQPDAGLHRASPSVLKVEAGGQASTGFVWPDADHLVTALHGVDNAGPLVVHEVDAQGRIRASRQAMVARVLRDADLALLRLAQPLGGGPLALSPAPPAVKSELDALGFPLGMPSATNVGLRVRFGGSTLRSILPPKLQARVADYPSLALPILSLEGNLVPGMSGAPLLDGAGRVAGVADGGLEEGAVGICWGIPAAQLEALRQSPDRQLPRSGRVRELFSADLAADVRPLPALGEGACA, encoded by the coding sequence GTGCGGCGCGCGCTGATCCTCGGTGGCCTGGGCGGGCTGGCCGGCTGGCGCCTGGCCGGCGCGCAGCCCGATGCGGGGCTGCACCGCGCCAGCCCCTCGGTGCTGAAGGTCGAGGCCGGCGGCCAGGCCAGCACCGGCTTCGTCTGGCCGGATGCCGATCATCTGGTGACCGCGCTGCATGGCGTCGACAACGCCGGCCCGCTGGTGGTGCACGAGGTCGATGCGCAGGGCCGGATCCGCGCCTCGCGCCAGGCCATGGTGGCGCGGGTGCTGCGCGATGCCGACCTGGCGCTGCTGCGCCTGGCCCAGCCGCTGGGCGGCGGGCCGCTGGCGCTGAGCCCGGCGCCGCCGGCGGTCAAGAGCGAGCTGGATGCGCTGGGCTTTCCGCTCGGCATGCCCAGCGCCACCAATGTCGGGCTGCGCGTGCGCTTCGGCGGCAGCACCCTGCGCAGCATCCTGCCGCCCAAGCTGCAGGCGCGGGTGGCCGACTACCCGAGCCTGGCGCTGCCCATCCTGAGCCTGGAGGGCAATCTGGTGCCGGGCATGTCCGGCGCGCCGCTGCTGGACGGCGCGGGCCGGGTCGCCGGCGTGGCCGACGGGGGGCTGGAGGAGGGCGCGGTGGGCATCTGCTGGGGCATCCCGGCGGCCCAGCTGGAGGCGCTGCGACAGAGCCCGGACCGCCAACTGCCGCGCTCGGGCCGGGTGCGCGAGCTGTTCTCCGCCGACCTGGCGGCCGATGTGCGGCCGCTGCCGGCGCTCGGCGAGGGGGCCTGCGCCTGA
- a CDS encoding response regulator transcription factor produces MTMPPAAAATPTHIAVLDDEPDITTLLATYLRAQGFRVTPLHSGAALMALMAGGDAPQLVLLDLGLPGEDGFAIARQLREHWHCGLVIVTGRGDPIDKVVGLEVGADDYVTKPFDLRELLARIKAVLRRLGPPPAAAAPLAMAAPVAAPAAEARERFRFLDWTLDAAARRLDHARQGEIALTGGEFELLAVFVRHPGRVLSRDFLLEQTRGREAGPFDRTIDVQVGRLRRKLEASAPQQGGELIIKSVRGAGYMLVPAVERP; encoded by the coding sequence ATGACGATGCCCCCTGCCGCCGCCGCCACGCCCACCCATATCGCGGTGCTGGACGACGAACCCGACATCACCACCCTGCTCGCCACCTATCTGCGCGCCCAGGGTTTTCGCGTCACGCCGCTGCACAGCGGTGCCGCGCTGATGGCGCTGATGGCCGGCGGCGATGCGCCGCAGCTGGTGCTGCTGGACCTGGGCCTGCCCGGCGAGGACGGCTTCGCGATCGCGCGCCAGCTGCGCGAGCATTGGCATTGCGGCCTGGTGATCGTCACCGGCCGCGGCGACCCGATCGACAAGGTGGTCGGCCTGGAGGTCGGCGCCGACGACTATGTGACCAAGCCCTTCGACCTGCGCGAGCTGCTGGCCCGCATCAAGGCGGTGCTGCGCCGGCTGGGGCCGCCGCCCGCGGCCGCCGCGCCGCTCGCCATGGCCGCGCCGGTGGCAGCGCCGGCGGCCGAGGCGCGAGAGCGCTTTCGCTTTCTCGACTGGACCCTGGACGCCGCGGCGCGCCGGCTCGACCATGCGCGGCAGGGCGAGATCGCGCTGACCGGCGGCGAGTTCGAGCTGCTGGCGGTGTTCGTTCGCCATCCGGGCCGGGTGCTGTCGCGCGACTTCCTGCTCGAGCAGACGCGCGGCCGCGAGGCCGGGCCCTTCGACCGCACGATCGATGTGCAGGTCGGCCGGCTTCGCCGCAAGCTGGAGGCCAGCGCGCCGCAGCAGGGCGGCGAGCTGATCATTAAGTCCGTGCGTGGCGCCGGCTACATGCTGGTGCCGGCGGTGGAGCGGCCATGA
- a CDS encoding PAS domain S-box protein, with amino-acid sequence MSGTAAAPGGEPALFRSLFSAYPDALLLVDFQGLIVRANPAAEQLLGYASEGLVGLPVDELVPDSIRPRHAAYRDAYARNPRPRPMGTQMELVAKRRDGSEVLVEIALSPLQDQGLPYVVAAIRDISAYPRMRQALQRARYAEQVAQLGRLAVDSRDTALLFREAPRAAAEALEVEQARLYLLEPDGRSLRVAGAQGLTDEEAEGQLLPRGAGTPLDYLITQARPVVVADYASEQRFVVPEAYRRAGLVSALGMPLLDKGRCVGALVVRSRQPQRFGEDEQRFLESLANLLATILQRAQGEEALRHAQRLESVGQLTGGIAHDFNNLLTVIQGNLQVLETLPAVEGDELAPPMLAAAMRATRRGAELTAKLLAFSRRQMLQPSRVDAGALLASLAGMLRRTLDQRIRIEESADADCPPLLADAGQLESALLNIAINARDAMPEGGRLRFRAWRCAQVPAALAAELEPDLVSGRLPLVAIAVSDEGQGMPEAVRERAFEPFFTTKEAGRGTGLGLSTAYGFVKQSRGAITIDSAPGAGTTVTLYFPGGTADENEAAARGGGADQAPPPGLRVLLVEDEPEVQQVLLHFLRGWDAEVRACASGEEALVLLAEPGADFDLVLSDVMLGTGMRGTELAARLRERHPGSALLLMSGYAADLLAAEQPALQDIPLLRKPFSREALAAAIAAALGV; translated from the coding sequence ATGAGCGGGACCGCGGCCGCGCCGGGCGGCGAGCCAGCACTGTTCCGCTCGCTGTTCAGCGCCTACCCGGACGCACTGCTGCTGGTCGACTTCCAGGGCCTGATCGTGCGCGCCAATCCGGCCGCCGAACAGCTGCTGGGCTATGCCAGCGAGGGCCTGGTCGGGCTGCCGGTGGATGAGCTGGTGCCCGACAGCATCCGCCCGCGCCATGCGGCCTACCGCGACGCCTATGCGCGCAACCCGCGTCCGCGCCCGATGGGCACGCAGATGGAGCTGGTCGCGAAGCGCCGCGACGGCAGCGAGGTGCTGGTCGAGATCGCGCTGAGCCCGCTGCAGGATCAGGGCCTGCCCTATGTGGTCGCGGCGATCCGCGACATCAGCGCCTACCCGCGCATGCGCCAGGCCCTGCAGCGCGCGCGCTATGCCGAGCAGGTGGCGCAGCTGGGCCGGCTGGCGGTCGACTCGCGCGACACCGCCCTGCTGTTTCGCGAGGCGCCGCGCGCCGCGGCCGAGGCGCTGGAGGTCGAGCAGGCGCGGCTGTACCTGTTGGAGCCGGATGGCCGCAGCCTGCGCGTGGCCGGCGCCCAGGGGCTGACGGACGAGGAAGCCGAGGGTCAGCTCTTGCCCCGAGGCGCCGGCACGCCGCTGGACTACCTGATCACGCAGGCCCGACCGGTGGTCGTGGCCGACTACGCCAGCGAGCAGCGCTTCGTCGTGCCCGAGGCCTACCGCCGCGCCGGCCTGGTCAGCGCCCTGGGCATGCCGCTCTTGGACAAGGGCCGCTGCGTCGGCGCCCTGGTCGTGCGCTCGCGCCAACCGCAACGCTTTGGCGAGGACGAGCAGCGCTTCCTCGAATCGCTGGCCAATCTGCTGGCCACCATCCTGCAGCGCGCCCAGGGCGAGGAGGCGCTGCGCCATGCCCAGCGGCTGGAAAGCGTCGGCCAACTGACCGGCGGCATCGCGCATGACTTCAACAACCTGCTGACCGTGATCCAGGGCAATCTGCAGGTGCTGGAGACCCTGCCCGCGGTCGAGGGCGACGAGCTGGCGCCGCCGATGCTGGCCGCGGCGATGCGCGCCACGCGGCGCGGCGCGGAGCTGACCGCCAAGCTGCTGGCCTTCTCGCGCCGCCAGATGCTGCAGCCCAGTCGGGTCGATGCCGGCGCGCTGCTGGCCTCGCTGGCCGGCATGCTGCGCCGTACCCTGGACCAGCGCATCCGCATCGAGGAAAGCGCCGATGCCGATTGCCCGCCGCTGCTGGCCGACGCCGGCCAGCTGGAATCGGCGCTGCTGAACATCGCGATCAATGCGCGCGACGCGATGCCCGAGGGCGGCCGCCTGCGCTTTCGCGCCTGGCGCTGCGCCCAGGTGCCGGCGGCGCTGGCGGCCGAGCTGGAGCCGGACCTGGTCTCGGGTCGGCTGCCGCTGGTGGCGATCGCGGTCAGCGACGAGGGTCAGGGCATGCCCGAGGCCGTGCGCGAGCGCGCCTTCGAGCCCTTCTTCACCACCAAGGAGGCCGGGCGCGGCACCGGCCTGGGCCTGTCGACCGCCTACGGCTTCGTCAAGCAATCGCGCGGCGCGATCACGATCGACAGCGCGCCCGGCGCCGGCACCACGGTGACCCTCTACTTCCCCGGCGGCACGGCCGACGAGAACGAGGCCGCGGCCCGCGGCGGCGGCGCCGACCAGGCCCCGCCGCCGGGCCTGCGCGTGCTGCTGGTGGAGGATGAGCCCGAGGTGCAGCAGGTGCTGCTGCACTTCCTGCGCGGCTGGGATGCCGAGGTCCGGGCCTGCGCCAGCGGCGAGGAGGCGTTGGTGCTGCTGGCCGAACCCGGCGCCGATTTCGACCTGGTGCTCAGCGACGTGATGCTGGGCACCGGCATGCGCGGCACCGAGCTGGCCGCCCGCCTGCGCGAGCGCCACCCGGGCAGCGCGCTGCTGCTGATGTCCGGCTATGCGGCCGACCTGCTGGCCGCCGAGCAGCCTGCGCTGCAGGACATCCCGCTGCTGCGCAAGCCCTTCAGCCGCGAGGCCCT